The genome window ATTAAACCAATTTTAGAATATTCTGTTAAGGAATGAGAGAACACAACTCGAGCACTCGGCAATTCGTAGACCGATCTCTTTTGAATCTCTTTCTGAATAGGATTGTCTTTGTCAAAGCTTAGTGATGCATATGCATAATCGTAGATTTTGCGATCCCTGTCAGAAGTTAAAACTTGATACGCTCTAAGTAATTTCTGAAACGCTAATTTTGATCCGGTTGCCGGATTGTCGGGATGAAAAGTTTTCGCAAGCCCACGAAATCTTTTCTTAATTTCTTCAGAGCTTGCACCATAGCGAAGGCCTAGACAACTGTAGTAGTCTGGGAATCCTTCGCTGGGATTCATTAATATTCCTGGTATTGACCGGATGTGTTCATTTCGTCCTTTATAAAACGAATATCTTCCACAAGTCCTTTGCCCTTCGCATCAATATAACGATCAATGGATGTTATGATTTCATGAAGTTTAGTTCTGTACAATTTTGCTAGACCCACTCTCTGCAAAGGTTCATATACATCTTTTAAAGGAAATTCTTTCAGAACTTCACCGGAAGGTGATATTTTCTTAATCGATATCTGAAACCCAGACCAATCGGCATCACCCGCTTTGTTTTTGATCTGCATGATCTGAGTGTACGGTTGTTCCATGTATTTGGTTGTTCGAGATTTGCGAGTAAGGAGTTCAACTGAGTTCAAATTGTATTCGGATCCACCACCTGTCACACCTAGGACGAACTGATGATTTACAATATAACGATTTTTGGTTGGATATTCGTACTGAACTCGGGAATACGATGCTTGAACGTATTTTCCATCACTCAATTTTTTCTCTTGGGACAGAAATGTCAGTCTCTTGCCTATATCTTTATGCAAGAGATCAATATCCTTTTGGATACTTTCCATATTCTTTTTCTGACCTGGACTCAGCTCTGGGATAGGCTTCAATCCTCCATACGTCGGGTCGATCTCCAGCTCTTGCGCGAATACCCCCGAATTACCTAATAGGAGGATGGTGAGGAATATTCTATAGATCATAACTTTCTCCGTGACTAACCTTATCATTATTTTCGACATCCAGCAACCGAAAAATAAATTTTGGTGGTCAAGCTTTTTCCCTTTTTTCATACTAGGCAAAAGAAAGGACCTCCCATCCACCAATGGAAATAGATCTTAAGAAAACTGGCAATACTGTAATCATCAATATATCTGGATCTCTAGACATTTACACGTCTCTTGATTTCAAAACCTTCCTCGAAGCCAATGTGAAAGAAGGCGATTCTAACCTCCATGTCCTGGTTAACTTAGAAAAGTTGAACTATATTGACTCTTCTGGAATTGGAATGCTAATCAAGCAATTGAATTATGTCCAGGAACTAAAAGGTAAATTCTCAATTGCTAATATGAAACCTGCGATTGAAAAGGTTTTCAAGGTAGCAGGATTGACTTCTTATTTCCACACAATTGGAGAAGAAGAATTCAAGGCGCAGTATTCTTCTTAATCAGGAAATTATTTAATTCTAAATCGGTTTTTCAGAAAGAAAAGCGTCCCAGATTCCCCAATACCTACCTTTTGCAATGGGTCCAACCGGCTCCAAACGTATTAAGATTCTGCTATCACTATACTCACTTGGATCAAGCCATATCCGAACGGGATTCTGGAAATTTAGACTACGTCCCACCTCTAGAACCTCTCGCAATTTCCCATTCACATAAATTCTAAGAACACGCGGAAGAAGAGGACGCCGGGCTCCAGGATTGTATTTTGTAAATTCTAAATAGAGATAGGTTCCCGTTTTCGATTCAGGATCTTTCTGCATGAGAAATTCATATCCTTCTTCTGGAATCATTCGACAAATATGATTACGAAGTCCCATCCAACCTTGATCCTGATCAATGGACCAGCCTTGGTAATTAGCCCACACTTCTAGCTCAGAGTAGGTGGCAAAATTCTCTGAACCCTTTTCTACTCCAAAGTTTATAAAATCTGGAAATTTTGATTTTTCATCTGCGAAACTTGTAGTAGTGTGGATAAAAAGAATCAAAATACAAATCCAGTGAAACATAGTTTTATTATCGGATTTGATATGAATAGATTGGAGTATATTTGAAAGGGTTTGTTATTACATTAGGAAATTTTGATGGAGCACATAAAGGACACCAGGCACTTTTTGCAAAAACTCTAGAAATTTCTAACAAATTTGACTTACCTTCTATGGCGATTAGTTACCATCCTAATCCTGCAATCGTTCTTGGCAAAAAATCCAATTTCACTTATCTACAAAGTCTTGAAGATCGCAAGAATGATATTCTAAAATCTGGATTGAGCCGAGTTGAAGTCCTTCCTTTTACAGAAGAATTGGCTTCGATGGAAGCAGAAGATTTTCTTGAGACAATTCTAATCAACAAATTTCAAGCAAAACATATCATCATAGGTTTCAACCACTGCTTTGGACGAGAACGTAGAGGAAATTTTGAGTTATTGAAGAAGTATGAAACTGTATATGATTACAAAGTCTATGAAGTCGAACCAGTTTATTCTGGTGATGACAAAATTTCTAGCTCTCTGATTCGCAGGTTTTTACAAGAAGGTATTATATTATCAGCTAATCTATGCTTGGGTAAATTTTTTAATATTTCGGGTACGGTAGTTGAAGGAAGAAAAGAGGGGCGAACCATTGGCTTCCCAACTGCGAATATTTTAATCCCAGCGGATTTGGTTTTTCCTGGACTCGGTGTGTATGCAACTCTTACTAACGGAATGCCTTCGATGACCAATGTTGGTGGCAAACCCACTTTCGGCGATGACAGAATCAGTATAGAATCTCATATTTTGAATTGGTCAGGGGATTTGTATGGACAATCCGTTCGCCTAGAATTTGTTGAGAAAATACGTGATGTCCAAAAATTTGCAAGCATTGATGATCTTAAAGCACAACTCACAAAAGATGCAATCACATCACATAGAATTCTGGACAATTAAAATCTAAATTATCTATCCAAACCTGTACCCAAAACTAGGATACAGGAGTCTCAACTAGTTCAATAATTCTCTCTAGAAATGGATGAAAGCCATCTAGCAGCTCGGGCAATTCATACTCCAAAATATCTCCTGCAAGTACGATATCACCTTTTTCTAGAGCGAGTGCGATATGTGAGAGACATTCATTCATTCCTTTATTGAAGCTTGCAAGTTCTTGATCTCCGACTTTCACTGTCTCTAGATTGAGATGAGGATAAGAATTTCTTAAGCTAATCAAAGCTGTTAGAAGTGTGTTCAATTTGTTCACTGAGTTGGAAAGAAATTCCGAACCAATATGATCTTTTCCAGATTGAAAATTCTCATTGATTTGTCTGAATTCTGATTTGATTTTATCAAGGTTAAATGTATATTCCTTAACGATATCAAGTAACTTATCGTTATCCAAGTCCAGGATAGCCGTTCTGTTACGTAGATCTAAAATAAACAATTTAAGATCGCGCAAATCTTCCAAGAATGTATCGATAGCTGTAACAGACTCAAGATGAGTTACAGTTTTGTGCAGAGTTTCCAAAATTTCTTCAACATTTTTGCCTTTTCCCATCGGGCGAATGGTATTGAGCTTTAGCTTGAGAAGTTTTTTGGCAGAGGAAAGGATGGAGTCAATCCAAATGATTCCTTCGCTAAGATCCCTTGTCTCATTCTCGGTAAGGGAATCTCTACCGATCAAAGTAGAACCAATAGAGTCCACATATCGATCCAACTCTTCTAGGCTTGATTGGAGTACATCGATTTCTTCACCGATGATAAAATCCAATCTTTTGACATCATGAAATCCTAGCTCACCCATTTCAGAAGTTCCGTAGTCTTTGCCATCCGCAAAACAAGATACCACATATTTTCCGTTAGTTTCTACCCATTTAGAAACGCCTTGGTAGACTTCACCGACGGTTTTTTCTTTTTCAAGATTGATATCCAATTTATGGTCGTTTACGAATATTAACATAGCTTACTCCTGTTATTTGCGCTTATTGCGCCCCTCTAAGATTATTATTGAGGTAGTTGCCGATTGATTTGTTTCGACCAACTCCCTGCTCCATATACAAAAACCTTTGCTTTAGCTTGCCTTCGTATGCTAAGATATGTGCTTCTTGGTTCTTTATCTTCTTTTTATTATCGGATATATTGTCTTCTAGCAACTGAATCTTTGAATTTACGATTCCACCAGTGAATTGGTTGTATGGTTTCAAATGTTCCACAATACGATAACCAACTCCTTCATCAGAAACCGCATCGGAATTCAAATCAGACGCAAATAGTTCTTTTACAGCTTCCGGATTCTCATTGAGAGCTCGATTCAACAGATCTTCGTCAATCTGAAGAAGTCCATCTTGCATTTTCTCCCACGATGTACCAATCTGTCCGGTTGAAATACCAATTTCTGCAAGAGTTCGAAATCCTTTCTCTTGTTTGTTCGGATAGGCACCACTGATGATAGTTTTAAGTCCAGATGTAAGTCGAAGAACAGCATTGTCTCCAGCAAGAAGTCCAGTTTTTTCTTTGTTCTTCCAGAAATCTTTTCCGATGTCGGCTTTTCTATCGTTGTCTGCTGCAAAATCCTTATCAGATATTTTGCCATCACGATCAACTGCTGTAATTTCTTTCGAGAATAAAATCAATTCATTGTAAGACTTAACAAAAGATTTAATCAGCTCTTTTCCTTTGTCTGTTTCAGGTTCGATATCAAAAGTAATCGGTTTCTCTGTAACTTTGAGTAAATTCAAAGAAACACTTTCCAAAACATCATTGAGACCTTCATTCTTGTCTCGACTGATCTCAACTCCGTCGATCTTAAACTTTGCATCTTTTGCTTCTGCAATATTTTGAATAGGCTCAGCACCTTTCCATTCAGGTTGAGAAACCAATTCCAGTTTGGAAATAAATATTGATTCTTCCCCTGAATTTGTAATTACTACTTTCTGAATCGCCTTGCCTTTCAGACTATCATCAAGTTTCCAAACATATCCTTCGTCTGTTGGAAAAATCGATGCGTTCTTATAACGCTCTTCCTCTCCAACTTTATAATAGATCCCAACATCCAATCTTGGTGGCTTAGATTCACCGTTCAATTGAAATCGTAAATAATCATCTTCTTGAGGTTTGGTTTCTGTGATTAAAAAAGAATAAGCCGTTAGAGTTTTGAGTTCAATTCCAGTTTCCGATTGAATAGGATTGTATGCCGGCTGAATATTGTTTTCAAATTTTTCAGATTGAAATGCATCTGTTTTTGTAATATCTAAATTGACTGCGAGAGTTTTTGCTTCCGGAGGCGGAGTGTATTCACCAACCAGTCCTCCTTGGAATAAAATACCATCTGGATCCATAAATTTCAATTTAGATTTGATACCAGACTTGGTTGCAGTAAGACTTAAAATTCCTTCTTCGGGATTTACTCGAATCAAGTGCGTGTTTGCAATGGATGCAGCCGAATTCTTGATAAGATTCGTTAGATCATTTAAGCTTCCACCAGTGAATTCCAATTCGATTTTTTCTTTTCCAGATACAATGGCAAATTTCCCAGCCTTGATCTTAGTCTCCAAATCTGTCTGCTTACCAGTTACTTGGTGCTTGGTTGCAAGTTCTATGATTTCAATGGATTTTTTTCCAGCTTTTGCGCCACGGGTCGCCTCACCGCTAAGAACTCCTTCTTCAGATGGAACAATTTTTTTGGTGGCAAGTGGAGATGTAAAAGTTGTAAGATTACGAGTTTTGGAATTGAGATCATTGGTTTTGTTCTTCATTTCCGTCCAAGCTTCAGCTTGCGCTTTGGAATAGAGATTTTCCATCTCCCATCTTTTGATGGGTTTTTTCTCCAGCTCTACGAGTTGCTTAACTATGTCGTTTGTGTTCTGTCCTGAGGCCATTCCTGGCATAGTGAATGCTGGCATTCTGTATTCCTCCGTTGTAATCTCTTTTTAATCTTCGTCGGCTCAAGAAAAAATATTAGGTATTTACAGATTTTTTTGACCTCGAAGACTGTATTCATGACTCAAATTGACATTTCAAACCCGGAAATCTTCTTTGATAGAGAATTGTCCTGGGTTGATTTCAACAACAGGGTATTGGAAGAGGCGCAAAACCAATCCAATCCCTTGCTAGAAAGACTCAAGTTCCTCTGTATTACAGAGACGAATTTGGATGAATTTTTCATGGTTCGTGTTGCCGGACTACTCAACGTTAGGCAGAGTGGTGCAGAAGAAAGATCCTTAAGTGGTCATAGCACATCTGAAATTCTGCAAACTCTCTCTAAGAAAGTATCTGAATTCGTGAACACTCAGTATGCAACTCTCGGCGAGATTATGGGACAACTTCGTAATGAAGGCATCATCATCCAAAACTCCGAAGAATTAACCGCTGATGAGATCAAGCTAGTTCGCGATTATTATAAAAAGGACGTATCATCCATTCTTACACCGTTAGCAATTGATACTTCTCATCCATTTCCGCATATTCTAAATAAGACATTGAATCTTGCCATACTACTAACCTCCGATGATGACAAGAGCAAAAGAGAAATTTTTGCCGTTGTGCAAGTGCCAAGCGTTCTACCTAGATTTCTTGCTCTGCCCGATCGTGGTGAAGAAAAAAGATTTTTCCCACTTGAAGAAATCATCAAGTTACATCTCTCCGATTTATTTCATGGTATGAAGGTAAAAGAAATTCATCCTTTCCGAATTATAAGAGATGCGGATATATCAATAAACGAAGAAGAGACTGCATCCGATTTATTAACCTCTATGAAGAATGAGTTGAAGAATCGAATGTGGGGTGATGCGATTCGCCTCGACCTCATGAAAGGATCGGGAAGAATACGAGAAGTCTTAAAAGAGTTACTTGAGTTACAAGAGTACCAATTGTACGAAGTAGATGGACCACTCAACCTCAATGATCTAATGTATTTTTATAATCTAGATAAAACATCTACGGCAAATTTAAAATTCACCTTTCCTCAACCGAAAGCTGGATTCTACGGCAAGAGTATTGATAATATCTTCCAAAGCATTCGTAAGGGTGATAAATTATTGCATCATCCTTACGAGAGTTTTAAGTCCATCGAAGATATGTTAAAAAAAGCAAGTGCTGATAACAAAGTACTTGCGATCAAGATGACTCTTTATAGGACCAGTGGCGATAGTCCGATCATACAATATTTATCAGAAGCTGCAGAAAATGGTAAGCAAGTAACCGTACTTGTTGAACTAAAGGCTCGCTTTGATGAAGAAAGAAATATTCGCTGGGCGAAAAAACTAGAAGATTCTGGTGTGCATGTTGTGTATGGAGTAGTCGGACTTAAGATTCACTGCAAGATGTTACTTATCGTACGCAAAGAAGATGATAAACTCAATCGCTATGTTCATCTTGGTACAGGTAACTACAATTCTACAACAGCAAGATTCTATACGGATTTGAGTTTGTTTACGAACAACACTGAGATAACAGAAGAAGTTGCACTACTCTTCAATGTGATAACAAGCAATGCAAAAATGCCGCAAACGAATCATATCTATGCAGCTCCTCTTTATCTAAAAGAGAAATTTATTGAGCTCATTGAAGAGGAAGCGAGCTTTGCATTGTCGGGTAAAAAAGCACATATTATTTTCAAAATGAATTCTCTTGTTGATCCAGATATCATCATCTCTTTGTACAAGGCAAGTCAAGCGGGCGTGCAAATTGATCTAATCATAAGAGGGATTTGTTGCCTTAAGCCGGGTATACCTGGTATATCGGAGAATATTCGAGTAAGATCCATAATTGGAAGATACCTCGAGCATTCTCGGGTTTACTATTTTGGCAATAATGGTAAATCAAAATATTTCTTGGCGTCGGCTGATTGTATGCCCCGAAATTTTTTGCGAAGGATTGAAGTAATGTTTCCCATCTTAGAAGAAAAGAATCGAGAAAAGATTGATAAAATTTTACAACTTCAACTTACCGATAATACCTCAGCTCGAGTATTACAAGCTGACGGAAATTATGTAAAACTAGAACCCGTAAACGATGAACCAGCAATCAATGCACAGGTGGACATGGCGAATTTATGACAGATTTAAATACACAAAAGAAAGAACTGACCACACTAATAGGTGATAATAAA of Leptospira sp. GIMC2001 contains these proteins:
- the ppk1 gene encoding polyphosphate kinase 1, translated to MTQIDISNPEIFFDRELSWVDFNNRVLEEAQNQSNPLLERLKFLCITETNLDEFFMVRVAGLLNVRQSGAEERSLSGHSTSEILQTLSKKVSEFVNTQYATLGEIMGQLRNEGIIIQNSEELTADEIKLVRDYYKKDVSSILTPLAIDTSHPFPHILNKTLNLAILLTSDDDKSKREIFAVVQVPSVLPRFLALPDRGEEKRFFPLEEIIKLHLSDLFHGMKVKEIHPFRIIRDADISINEEETASDLLTSMKNELKNRMWGDAIRLDLMKGSGRIREVLKELLELQEYQLYEVDGPLNLNDLMYFYNLDKTSTANLKFTFPQPKAGFYGKSIDNIFQSIRKGDKLLHHPYESFKSIEDMLKKASADNKVLAIKMTLYRTSGDSPIIQYLSEAAENGKQVTVLVELKARFDEERNIRWAKKLEDSGVHVVYGVVGLKIHCKMLLIVRKEDDKLNRYVHLGTGNYNSTTARFYTDLSLFTNNTEITEEVALLFNVITSNAKMPQTNHIYAAPLYLKEKFIELIEEEASFALSGKKAHIIFKMNSLVDPDIIISLYKASQAGVQIDLIIRGICCLKPGIPGISENIRVRSIIGRYLEHSRVYYFGNNGKSKYFLASADCMPRNFLRRIEVMFPILEEKNREKIDKILQLQLTDNTSARVLQADGNYVKLEPVNDEPAINAQVDMANL
- a CDS encoding STAS domain-containing protein encodes the protein MEIDLKKTGNTVIINISGSLDIYTSLDFKTFLEANVKEGDSNLHVLVNLEKLNYIDSSGIGMLIKQLNYVQELKGKFSIANMKPAIEKVFKVAGLTSYFHTIGEEEFKAQYSS
- the fliD gene encoding flagellar filament capping protein FliD; translated protein: MPAFTMPGMASGQNTNDIVKQLVELEKKPIKRWEMENLYSKAQAEAWTEMKNKTNDLNSKTRNLTTFTSPLATKKIVPSEEGVLSGEATRGAKAGKKSIEIIELATKHQVTGKQTDLETKIKAGKFAIVSGKEKIELEFTGGSLNDLTNLIKNSAASIANTHLIRVNPEEGILSLTATKSGIKSKLKFMDPDGILFQGGLVGEYTPPPEAKTLAVNLDITKTDAFQSEKFENNIQPAYNPIQSETGIELKTLTAYSFLITETKPQEDDYLRFQLNGESKPPRLDVGIYYKVGEEERYKNASIFPTDEGYVWKLDDSLKGKAIQKVVITNSGEESIFISKLELVSQPEWKGAEPIQNIAEAKDAKFKIDGVEISRDKNEGLNDVLESVSLNLLKVTEKPITFDIEPETDKGKELIKSFVKSYNELILFSKEITAVDRDGKISDKDFAADNDRKADIGKDFWKNKEKTGLLAGDNAVLRLTSGLKTIISGAYPNKQEKGFRTLAEIGISTGQIGTSWEKMQDGLLQIDEDLLNRALNENPEAVKELFASDLNSDAVSDEGVGYRIVEHLKPYNQFTGGIVNSKIQLLEDNISDNKKKIKNQEAHILAYEGKLKQRFLYMEQGVGRNKSIGNYLNNNLRGAQ
- a CDS encoding J domain-containing protein, with protein sequence MNPSEGFPDYYSCLGLRYGASSEEIKKRFRGLAKTFHPDNPATGSKLAFQKLLRAYQVLTSDRDRKIYDYAYASLSFDKDNPIQKEIQKRSVYELPSARVVFSHSLTEYSKIGLMRKGYRMKDRRKWTGINHDVELKILNKEVTQVIRAQIPLTVRVMCPDCMGSDLHCGACGGSGSYKSSRNLIIDLLPKHWQDGQVLELDLGKYRPDKLTYFKKRKLKIKLSVLTV
- the ribF gene encoding riboflavin biosynthesis protein RibF → MKGFVITLGNFDGAHKGHQALFAKTLEISNKFDLPSMAISYHPNPAIVLGKKSNFTYLQSLEDRKNDILKSGLSRVEVLPFTEELASMEAEDFLETILINKFQAKHIIIGFNHCFGRERRGNFELLKKYETVYDYKVYEVEPVYSGDDKISSSLIRRFLQEGIILSANLCLGKFFNISGTVVEGRKEGRTIGFPTANILIPADLVFPGLGVYATLTNGMPSMTNVGGKPTFGDDRISIESHILNWSGDLYGQSVRLEFVEKIRDVQKFASIDDLKAQLTKDAITSHRILDN
- a CDS encoding LIC10729 family protein; protein product: MFHWICILILFIHTTTSFADEKSKFPDFINFGVEKGSENFATYSELEVWANYQGWSIDQDQGWMGLRNHICRMIPEEGYEFLMQKDPESKTGTYLYLEFTKYNPGARRPLLPRVLRIYVNGKLREVLEVGRSLNFQNPVRIWLDPSEYSDSRILIRLEPVGPIAKGRYWGIWDAFLSEKPI